A window of Streptomyces sp. NBC_01142 genomic DNA:
GTCCTCAGGCGCCCGGGGGTACCGGAGGGGGACCGACCTGCCGGAGCGGACAGTTCGGGAGGTGTCGGATATCTCACCGCGAGGGGTGCCGGAGGTGCGGACGCCGGAGGGCTGAAGGCTCAGGGGACGCGGTGGGGGAGGCTCAGGGGCGCGCGAACGCCGGAGGGCCGGACACTCAGAGCGTGTCTGAGATCCGCCGTATCGGCTGTATGGGTGACTCGTTGAGTGGTGTGTGAGTGCTGCTGGGGATGGTTACCCGTCTGATCTGACGGATGAACAGTGGGCGTTGATTGAGCCGTTGCTGCCTGCTCCAAGGACGGGTCGCAAGGGCGGGCGGCGGGAGAAGCACCCGCGTCGGCGGATCGTGGACGCGATCTTGTACTTGGCGCGGACCGGGTGCCAGTGGCGGTATCTGCCCAAGGATTTCCCGCCCTTCCAGACGGTGTACTGGTACTTCACCTGGTGGCACGACGACGGCACCGTGGAGCGCGTCCACGACGCGCTGCGGGTCAAGGTCCGCGAGGCCGACGGCCGTTCCGCTGAGCCGTCCGCGGGCCTGGTCGACTCGCAGTCCGTGCGGGCGGCCGACACGGTGCCGAAGTCCACCAGCGGCTTCGACGCGGGCAAGAAGACCAAGGGCCGCAAACGGTTCATCGTCACCGACACCCTCGGCCTCCTCCTGGCCGTGCACGTGCTGGCCGCAAGCGTCCAGGACCGCGACGGAGCCAAGCGCTCCCTGCTGTGGACCCGCCTGGACCACCCAACCATCGAGAAGATCTGGGCCGACCAGGGCTTCGCCGGCCGACTCGTCGAGTGGTCCTCTGCCGTCTTGCACCGCACGCTGGAGATCGTCCGCAAGGACCCCGGACAGCGCGGCTTCAAGGTCCAGCCGAAGCGCTGGGCGGTGGAGCGCACGTTCGCCTGGATCACCACACGCCGCCGCCTGGCCTGCGACTACGAACGCAACCCGGCCCACTCCGAAACCATGATCCGCTGGGCCATGACCGACCTGATACTCCGCCGACTCACCCGAGGCCGACCCGCCACCCGCCAAGGACCCCGACCACTACGGAAAATCACCCCGTAACCCGATCTCAGACACGCTCTCAGGGGCGCGGCGCGGGAGGCTCAGCGGCGCGCGACGCCGGAGGGCCGGACACTCAGGGCGCGGCGCAGTGCCGTGCGGGCCCGACGCTCAGGGCGCCAGCACTTCCAGCTCCGCGAGGGCACCGACGGCGATCTGACGCGTGATCTCCTCGGCCCGGGCGGCATCGCCCCCGCGGACCGCCTCGGCCACCTGGACATGCAGGGTCACGGCCGCCGGATCGGGGTCGTCGAACATCACCTGGTGATGCGTACGGCCGGTGAGGACTTCGGCCACCACATCGCCGAGCCGGGCGAACATTTCGTTGCCTGAGGCGTTGAGCACGATCCGGTGGAAGGCGACGTCGTGCTCCAGATACTTCTCGAGCTGGTGCCCGCGGGAGGTGGCGACCATACCCAGGGCCTGCTCGGTGAGTGCGGCGCACTGCTCGGGGGTGGCGTTGCGGGCCGCCAGCCCGGCCGCGACCGGCTCGATCGCGGAGCGCAGCACGGTCAGTGAGCGCAGCTGGCGCGGGCGGTCGGAGCCGGCCAGGCGCCAGCGGATGACGCGCGGGTCGTAGACGTTCCACTCCTCGGTGGGACGTACGGTCACGCCGACCCGGCGCCGGGACTCCACCAGGTGCATCGATTCGAGGACCCGGACCACTTCGCGTACGACGGTGCGCGAGACGTCGAAGCGCTGTGCCACCTCATCGGTGCGCACCACACTGCCCGTTGGGTACTCGCCCGCGGTGATCGCGAGGCCGAGGGTGTCCAGCACATGGATATGGAGCCCCTGGCCCTCTGTGGTCATGGGGCAAGCGTACGGGGCGCCACTCGAGAACAAAAAGTATGACGTTTGAGTCTCGACGTCTTGTATACGTCGTACCTAATAGGTTTCAGTAGCGCGACGGACGGATGTCGACGAAGACAGCGAAGACAGCGAGGCACGTAATGAGCTCCCCCCACGTCGTCGTGGTGATGGGCGTGGCAGGCACCGGCAAGACCACGATCGGTCCCCTGCTCGCCGCCGCACTGGGCGTCCCGTACGCCGAGGGCGACGACTTCCACCCCCCGGCGAACATCGCCAAGATGTCGGCCGGCACCCCGCTGGACGACGCGGACCGCCGGCCGTGGCTCGATGCGATCGGGCTGTGGGCCCACGGCCGGGCGGGCCTCGGCGGGGTGGTCTCCAGCTCCGCGCTCAAGCGGAGCTATCGCGACCGGCTGCGGGCAGCCGCACCGGATGCCGTCTTCCTCCACCTCACCGGCGACCGCCCGCTCATCGAGCAGCGGATGTCGGAGCGCACCGGGCACTTCATGCCCACCGCGCTGCTGGACTCGCAGTTCGCGACGCTCCAGCCGCTGGGAGACGACGAGGCGGGCGTCGCCGTCGATGTGTCCGGCACCCCCGAAGAAATCACCGAACGAGCCGTCGCCGCGCTGCGCCGGCTCGAGAACTGAGGAATCGCCACCGTGACCAGTCTCAGCGTCGAGACGCTGGCAGCGGCCGCCACCGAAACGATCACTTCGGCCGGCAACGCGCAGTTGGGCATGGCCGTTCTCGCGGGCATAGCCGTCATCGTCCTGCTCATCACCAAGTTCAAGGTCCACGCGTTTCTGGCACTGACCATCGGCTCCCTGGCGCTCGGCGCGTTCGCGGGCGCACCGCTGGACAAGACCATCACCAGCTTCACCACCGGTCTCGGCGTGACGGTCGCGGGGGTGGGCGTACTGATCGCGCTGGGCGCGATCCTCGGCAAGCTGCTCGCCGACTCCGGCGGTGCGGACCAGATCGTCGACACCATCCTCGCCAGGGCGAGCGGCCGCGCGATGCCGTGGGCGATGGTCCTGATCGCCTCGGTGATCGGACTGCCCCTCTTCTTCGAGGTCGGCATCGTGCTGCTGATCCCGGTGGTGCTGCTCGTCGCCAAGCGCGGCAACTACTCCCTGATGCGGATCGGTATCCCGGCCCTGGCCGGTCTCTCCGTGATGCACGGTCTGATTCCGCCGCACCCCGGCCCGCTGGTGGCGATCGACGCCATCGGCGCGGACCTCGGTGTCACGCTGGCGCTGGGTGTCGTCGTCGCCATTCCGACCGTGATCATCGCGGGGCCGGTCTTCTCCCGTTACGCCGCGCGCTGGGTGGACATCCCCGCCCCCGAGCGGATGATCCCCACGCGTCCGTCGGAGGACCTCGAGCGGCGCCCCGGCTTCGGCGCCACCGTGGCCACCGTGCTGCTGCCCGTCGTACTGATGCTGGTGAAGGCACTCGTCGACGTCGTCGTGGACAACCCCGAGCACGGCCTCCAGCGCGTTACGGACGTCATCGGCTCACCGCTCATCGCGCTGCTCGCCGCCGTGATCGTCGGTATGTTCACGCTGGGCCGCGCGGCCGGGTTCACCAAGGAGCGGCTCTCCACCACCGTCGAGAAGTCCCTCGTCCCGATCGCGGGCATTCTGCTGATCGTCGGCGCGGGCGGCGGCTTCAAGCAGACGCTGATCGATGTCGGCGTGGGCCAGATGATCCTGGACTTCTCCAAGGACTGGTCGATCCCGGCACTGCTGCTGGCCTGGCTGATCGCCGTCGCCATCCGCCTCGCAACCGGATCGGCGACCGTGGCCACCATCTCGGCGGCCGGTCTGGTGGCCCCGCTGGCGGCCGGCATGTCGACCTCGGAGTCGGCACTGCTGGTGCTGGCGATCGGCGCGGGCTCCCTCTTCTTCAGCCATGTCAACGACGCCGGATTCTGGCTGGTGAAGGAGTACTTCGGGATGACCGTCGGCCAGACGATCAAGACCTGGTCGGTGATGGAGACCATCATCTCCGTCGTCGGACTCGGCTTCGTCCTGCTGCTGTCACTCGTCCTCTAGCCACAGCGGGTGCTCCCGCTTCGCCCACGGGCGCTCGACCGACCCGGTACGCATACCCCTGCGTGACTCCGGGTCGGCGAGCGCCATTCCGATGTGTCCGAAGAGCACAATGCCGACGGCCAGCGACAGCCAGTCGTGGACGAAGGTGGCGCTGGTGCGCCACACCAGCGGAGTGAGCGAGGTGAACCACATCAGCAGCCCGGTCGCGAGCATCACCAGCACCGCGCCCGCGATCCAGGCCGAGTAGACCTTCTGCCCGGCGTTGAACTTGCCCGCCGGACGCGCCTTGGGCCGGTGGTCGCGCCGCCGGACCGCACGCAGCCACGTCCGGTCGTGCGGCCCGAAGCGGTTGAGCCTGCGCAGATCGGCGCGGAAGGCGCGCGAGGCGAGGCCGAGCAGGAAGGGCACGGGCAGCAACAGCCCCGACCACTGGTGGACAGTGACCACCAGATAGCGTCGGCCGACGAGTTCGGCGATCTGCGGTACGTACAGAGCGGCGGCGGTCACCACGCACAGCAGCATCAGCGCGGCGGTGGTGCGGTGCACCCAGCGCTCGGCGCGGCTGAACCGGCGTACCCGCACGGGCCGTTCAGACGGTGGGGGTGTCGCTGCGGCCGTTGGACCGGCCGACCCAGGCGTCGACGTCATATCCCCGCTCCTCCCAGTAGCCGGGCCGGACGTCGGAGGTGACGGTGATCCCGGAGAGCCATTTCGCCGACTTGTAGAAGTACATCGGCGCCACATACAGCCGGACCGGACCGCCGTGGGAGTGGCTGAGTGGTTTGTCCTGCATCTGCAGACAGACCAGCACATCGTCGCGGCGGGCCTGCGGGAGGGTGAGGCTCTCGCTGTAGGTGCCGTCGAAGCAGGTGAAGCGGATGGCCCTGCCTTGCGCGCGTACACCCGCGGCGTCCAGCAGCAGCGACAGCTTGACCCCCGCGAACGGCGTGTCGGGGACCCGCCAGCCGGTGACGCACTGGACGTCACGGACGACGCGGGTCTGCGGCAGCTTGCGCAGCGCGTCGAGGGTGTACGTCGTCGGCCGGTCGACCAGCCCGTCGACGGTCAGCCGGTAGTTCTGACCGCTCTTGCGGGGTACGGAGGAGGCCACCGAGTAGTAGCGGAAGCCGCCGCCGTTGGGGAGCAGGCCGGACAGACCGGTCGGGTCCTTGTCGGCGGCCGCGCCGAGGAAGGATTCGAGCCCGCGCTGCAGATAGGGCGCCGTGGCGACGCCGGCCGCGCCGAGCCCCAGCATGCCGAGTACCAGGCGCCGGCCGACGGGCGAGCCCTCGGCGTCGGGGTGGTGAGTGGTCACCCTTCGATTCGAACACTCGGGAGCCTCAGAAGCCAGGAAAACCGGCCGCACGTCAGACTTCCGTCACACTCGGCGCATGGACAAGCGTGAGAACCGTGAACCGCTCAAGCCGTATCTGCTCGCACTTCCCGGACCGCTTCGGGACCGGTTGGTGGCAGCCGTACTGTCCGGGCGGAAGGTCTCGACGACGGGGCTCCTCGCGGAGTACGAGGCAGAGAAGGAGGAACTGCCGCCGGTCGGCGAGCGATCGGCGCTGATCGACTCGGACGGGCACGAGGTGGCGGTGGTGGAGCTGACGGAGGTACGGGTGCTGCCGCTCGGGGAGGTCGATCTGCAGCATGCACTGGACGAGGGCGAGGGGCATGTGTCGGTCGCGGGGTGGCGCGCGGCGCACGAGAGGTTCTGGCACAGCGAGGAGATGCGCGAGGCGCTCGGCGACCCGGAGTTCGAGGTCGACGACGAGACGCTGGTCGTGGCGGAGCGCTTCCAGGTGGTGGAGCGGTTCTAGAGGGAGCGGTTCCAGATGGTGCGGTTCCAGGTGCCCAGGGGTTCTTTCCCCCACCCGCCTCAGGAACCTTGCTCGACCAGACAGGCTCGTTGTGAGCGGATGGCTTCTCAGGTCAGATTCAGCCCTCCGTCGAGCACGATGACCTCGCCGGTGAGATAGGTGCCGGCGATCAGCGCCGCCACCAGGTCGGCCACGTCGGCGGGCTGGGCCGGGCGGCGCATCGGCGCGCGGTCCCGCCACAGCTCGTGCGCCTGCGCCCAGTCCTTCGTCATCGGCGTGTCCACCAGCCCCGGCGCGACCGCGTTGACACGCACCTCGGGCCCGAGCGCAGCCGCGAGCAGCCGGGTCACGTGATTCAGCGCGGCCTTGCTCGCCGCGTACGGCACCGACGAGCCCTTGGGACGCACCCCGGCATGACTGGTGACGTTCACGATGCTGCCGCCCCCGGGGGATTGGCGCAGCGCCGGAAGTGCAGCCGTGCACAGCACCCATGGCGCGATCAGGTTGACCTCCAGCAGTTGCCGCCAGTCCGCCGGTGTCGCCGCGGCCAGGTCGTCATGCGGGATCGGCCGGCTGATGCCCGCGTTGTTCACCAGCACGTCCAGCCGCCCGTACCGGCCGAGCGCCGCCTCGACCAGCCCCCGGGCCTCCTCCTCCACCGCCAGATCCGCCCGCACGTACGCCCCGCCGAGCTCCGCCGCCAGCGCCTCCCCGGCCTCCGCACTGCGCCGCGAGTGCACGACGACCCGCATCCCGTCCGCCGCCAGCCTCCGCGCGACGGCCTCCCCGATCCCCGACGTGGACCCGCTGACCAGGGCGACGGGCCGATCCGCTTGTTCCATCCTCATGCCCGCGGATCCTGCCACGGCTTCAGCAGACCGAGCACCACCGAAGGCGCCGGCCACCTCCACCAGCGACGCGAGCGGATGAACCGCTCCATCTCTCCCGCCGCCGACCGGAGTTCGTACCCACCCATTCCGAGGCCCGAGGTCGAGAACAGCTCAGGACGAAGAAGACCTGCTCAGTCGATGACCGCGGTGGCTTCGATCTCCACCAGATGGTCGGGTACGTCCAGTGCCGCAACGCCCAGCAGCGTGGCCGGCGGGACCGGGGTCACGCCGAGCTTCGCGGTTGCCCGGGCGATCCCTTCCATGAGCCGGGGCATCTTGTCGGGGGTCCAGTCGACGACGTAGACGGTCAGTTTCGCCACGTCGTCGAAGGAACCACCGGCCTCGGCCAGGGCGATGCCGATGTTGAGATAGCACTGCTCGACCTGAGCGGCGAGGTCGCCTTCGCCGACCGTGACACCGTCGACGTCCCAGGCGACCTGCCCGGCGATGAAGACCAGCTTCGACCCGGTCGCGATCGACACCTGCCGGTAGGCGTCGATTTCCGGCAATCCGTTGGGGTTTACCAGAGTGATGGCCATGCTGCCTGCCTCCTTGTCATGAGAGCGCGTGGGCGCGCTTCCACCCAGCCACGACGCATTCGCTCTCTTGTGGTTACTCAGGAACCGTAGGAGAGTGGTCGCTGACATGGAAGAACGCACTTTTCAGTGACTGAGGAACCTTATGGTGACCAAGCAGTTCACGGGCTCACCCGACGAAGCGGACCTGAGGCGCGCGGACTCTCTCGCGCGGGAGATCTTCTCGGACGTCGCCAACAAGTGGGCACTCCTGATCATTGAGGCTCTGGGGGAGCGCACCCTGCGCTTCGGCGAACTGCGGAACGAGATCGAGGGCATCAGCCACAAGATGCTCACCCAGAACCTGCGCATGCTGGAGCGCAACGGCCTGGTCGAGCGGACGGTGCACCCCGTCGTACCGCCGCGGGTCGAGTACACCCTCACGGAGCCGGGCCAAGCCCTGCGGGTGACGATCGACGGACTGTGCGACTGGACCCACCAGTACCTCGGTCACATCGAGACCTCCCGCCACCGCTTCGACACCTGACAGGTTGAGCACTCGCCGGCCGCCCCGCGCGGGGCCGTTCCACCGGCTGCGGCACCGCCGCGTGGTCGACAGAAGCAACCCGTCCGGGTGTGCGGCGGTCTTACCGGGCGTCGTGCTCAGAGGATCAGCCTCTGTCGGCTCGTACTGGTATACCGACCGGAAAGGGCACACTCCATGGTGCTGGATCCCAACTTCTGCCTGGACGTTCCGGAGGGTTTCGACGACTCGGACGCTGAGACCGGGGTGCATCCCATTGCCAGGAAGCTGTTCCCCGCCACCACTGCCGCAGAAGCCTTCAGGAAAGCCCATGAGTGGGTGCGGGAACAAAGGGTCCGCCTCTCAGACGTGTCGTGGGATTTCTTCCACGACGAGGACGAGCCCTACGTACTGAGCATCTATTTCACGTTCGAGCTGGATCCCGAAGACGCCTGATCCACCTCACAGCCGACGGCCACTGCCGACCCCTGGCCTTCCACCTCGTGGCCGGTGCCGTGGTGATGCGCAAGGTGGGGAGGACCGGGGTGGCGTCGGGCAGTTCCAGAGCATTGGTCGCGGTACCGGCGCACGCGTCCGTGCCAGGGGTGTTGGGGCACACGCAGCGAGGAACTCCGCTCCTTGCACAGCCGTTCATCCGCCACCCACATAGCGTGCCGTCCGCCTTCGGCTTCCCGCATCGCAGCACACCGGAGGGCAAACAGCCGCGCCGCGTAGTCCCCTCCACCCTCTCCCGACGGATCGGGTCGGACAGGATCCTTCGCACCCGTCAGTCCTCATGGCTCACGATCGCGGGCCACACGGCCTCCGCAACAATCTCCCCGAGCAGCGGCCTGGTTCCCTCCCACGAATCACGGGGCGTGTGCTCGCGGCGGCCACTTATCCGGGCAGACACCAACAGGCGGCGCAATATGTCCGCGACGGCCAGCCTCAGAACATGTCCTGCCTCACGGGCCTCTACGAGCGCAAGCGCCGAGAAGGCAAGAACCACAAGCAAGCCGTGCTCTTCCTCGCCCGCCGACGAATCAACCCGCCCTGGGTCATGATCCGTAACGGAGCGTTCTACCCACCAGCACCCGCCATCATCGCGGCTTGGCAGCAGCCGATGCGGCTCCCCCGAAGCCTGCCGCCGGTCTCACGATCGCTCTGGTCGCGCTGGCTGTCCAGGTGCACGGGTGGAATTTGCGCGGCCTGCCGGCCGACGCCGTGCAGCTGGTGTTCAGCGATACTCAGCCACGAACTGTGCGCGGTACTGATGTTGGTAGCGGTCGAGCGAGGCCCGCAGAGCTTCGGCCTCACGCGGAAGGTGCTCAGCCAGACCGTCCCAGCCGAGGAAGCGGACGTGATCCGGCATCACGACCAAGCCGGTGATCGCATCCCAGAAGGCGTCCCAGTTCATCCCGTAGAAGGCGGGGAAGCCGAGAGCCTGGCTCAGAGCGGCATGGAGTTGTCGCCCATCGCGGGCGGCGCTGACGTCAATGATGACCACGTCGCATGATCTCAAGAACGGCCGGCCGCGAGCAGGGCGGGCGATCTCCTGTGGTGATCCAGTTTCACCGAGCCTCCTTCGCGAAGGCCGACGGCGAGACCTCCTCGGGTGAAGGCCCGGACCAGGGCCTATTCGTAGTGGGTGCAGCTGCCGTTGGCGTACTTTTGGCCCAGTTGTCGGCGGTCGCGAGATGGAGGCGCCGACCTGGGTTCCAGCTGACTTGCCAAGGGTTCTACGCACGCCGTTCGCCTGACACCATGGTTACCCCCCCTCCGCACATCTCGTCAGAGTGACGTGAATTACCGAACCTGCATCCGCCTACGGATCGGTCTGAGATCCTGAAGGCCGATCGAGAGGGGCCGCAGACATGCAGTGGAAGACCCACGGTGAGCGACAGATCTACACCAACCCTTGGGTGAATCTGTGTCTGGTCGACGTCCAGCAGCCGGACGGACGCAGGTGGGAGTATCACGTCGTTCGGCTCCGGCACCTGGCCGTGGCCGCCGTGGTCAATGACCGCCGTGAGGTCCTGATGATGTGGCGGCATCGCTTCATCACAGACACATGGGCCTGGGAACTGCCCATGGGGCTGGTCGAGGACGGCGAGTCACCGGAGCAGGCGGCGGCCCGCGAAGTCCTGGAAGAGACAGGTTGGCGACCTGGTCCCATCAAGCAACTGATCTATGCGGAGCCCGCCAACGGAATCACCGACTCGCAGCACCACGTCTTCCGCGTGGATGACGCAAGCTATGTTGGGCCGCCGACAGAGAAGAACGAGTCCGACCGCATCGAATGGATCCCCCTCGCCGACGTGCGCGGAATGATCGACCGTCGCGAGATCGTGAGCAGCGGTTCCCTCGTTGGCCTCCTGTACCTGCTCATGGATGAGGTCATCCGCTGACTCGCTTCGGCAGGACTTCCCGTAGGCGTGCCTCGAAGGCCAGGACAACGGGCTCCTGCCGGTGTGGGGCCAGCTGGTCGTAGAACTCCCTCAGATGACCGGTCACGCGCTCGGAGGCCACCGCCGACGCGGGCTCCAGAGCTTGCGTGGCTGTGTGGCACGCCTGGTCCAACTTGCCTTGGTCCAGCTGCGTCCGGGCGAGCCAGAACGCGTGGAACGCGCGACCGCGCTGGTTGATGTGGTTCTCCCTGCGCAAGGCATCCGCGATCAAGGGTTCAGCCGTCGCTGTCTCGCCCAGTCGGCCATGAGCAATGCCGGTATCCACGATGAGCTTCGGCTCGTCGAAATAGGACACCCATGAAGGTTCTGGGTCACCTGCTCGGATCTGCTCGAACTGGCGGTGGGCTTCGGTGATTGCCCCATGCGTGGCAGTCCGGTTGCCGAGGGTGGCATGGGCAAAGGCTTCGCGCATGGACAGCATCGACAGGACGCGCGGGGTGGCGCCGAGGGCGGAGCGGGCTTGGTCCTGGGCGGCGGTCACAAGTGCCAGGGAGTCCGCGGGCTTGTCCTGGTACGTCGCCTGCAAGCTCATACAGGCAAGAACATTGGCCATGAATTGGCGTTCGTCGATCACCTTGGCCAGTTGCAGCGCTTCGGTGAAGTATGCGCGGGCCTGGTTGTACTGGCGGGCGTCGAAGTAGGTCCAGCCTGTGAGGCGTGCCAGCTCGGCTGCGATTCCGTACAGGCCGTGCTGGATGAGCGTCGGCCTACTCTCCTTCAGGAGCCCGACGACGTAGCGGAGCTGGCCAACGACCGCCGGCCTCAGAGCCTCGCCGCCGTGCTGGTCGTCGCGTCGCCAGTAGTCCTCGATCGAAGACCGAAGCGCGTCAAGCGTGGCCGGACTCAGGCTGGTTCGCGAGGCCATCGCAAGGATGCTGTCCACATCTGGGCCTGGCAGAGCGGCGAGCGCCGACTGCTCCGGCTCAAGCACTTGAGGAGCCTCGCGCTCGTTGACAACGAAGGCTTGGGGCGTCTCCCACAAACGCCGGGCAAGCCCGAGCATGTGCCCTGGGATACGCAAGCCATCCGCAATGCGCTCGATGACATCCATGTGCAGCAACTGACGTCGGCCGGCGATTACTTCGCCGACGCGACTTGGTGTTAGCTCGCACCGTCTTGCGATCATCGACGGGTAAATGCCCGCTCTGGTCTTGACCAGCCGGAAGACCCTGGTGAAGTCCCGAACCCGACACGCGTTGAGCATCTCGGGGTCAGTGAGCAGCCTGGCAGGGAGTTCCTGCGGCCGGGACGCTTCGGGCATCGGCAAGCTCCCACAGACGAGGGCCACGCAACGTCGCTGATTCTCTACCTGTCGTGACCTTACCCAAGTTGGGTAATCAGCCGGGCCTTTTGGCGGCGCTTCACGGGTCGCGATCCTGCTGTGCATGGCGAGCAACCAGCAGACCAGACCGGGCATCGGTGAACTGGCCAAGGACACGGCCAGTGGACGCATTGGCGTCCTCATGGGCGAGACGGGTGGCCGTGTGCAGATGCGGCCGATACGCGGCGGCATTGAGTGGGACGCCATGCCCGACAAGGTCGCGGCACTCAGCGCGCGGGAAGAGCTGAGCGCCCGCCTGGCCGTGAAGAACAACAACAGCAGGGTCGGTCTGTGATGCGCGTCATCGGCCGGTGCGCCGGGGTCCTGTTCATCATCTGCATCAGCGGCTCGTGCGGCCTGGTGCTCGGAATGGCCCTCGGCACCAGCCAGTAGACCGGTCCGCCCTGGACGGGTGCCAACTACGGCTCCCCCGTCCCCGTTCAGGGCGGGCCATCCACGCCCGCTCCCGGTCGTCTACGAGCCGAGCTCGGCGACGACCGGGAGCTGGAGGTAACTGCCAAGCACCGCCTCACACCAAGGAGACGTACGCATGACGACAACGGCGAACGACCAGAAGACCGGCCGCGCGGTGGCCGGCGAGGAACTGTTCTATAGCCTCGCCCACTTCGTGGTTACCCACAACGGACAGCCGCCCGAGCGTGCCGAGCGGATCGCGGACCAGGCCATTGCCTTCCTGGTCACCGCGGCCACCGCCACCGTCCCGATGGTCCCGTCCGACGACGTCGACCTGGGCCTGCACGCGCTCATCCTGCACACCGAGGAGTACGCCGAGCTCTGCGAGACCCATGCGGGCCGCTTCCTGCACCACAACCCAAAGCCGGGTGGTGGCGGGCGCGATCCGGAAGTGCTCGCTGCCTCGGCGCACGCCATGAAGGCTGCCGGGTTCATGGTCTTCGATGACCTGTGGACTGTGGACGGCGAAAACCTCGCGCAGTGCGACTCGGACTGCGGCCGACCGTACGGTCAGGCGTAGTCCTCGGCAGCAGCGACGTGGCCGGCCTCTGCTCGGGGTCGGCCGCGCCCCATTGGAAGGAGAAGTGACCTTGTCCGGCCCAACCCCTGAACTGCCGTTCGTTTTGTTCGACGCGCTGGTGCCCACGGCTCAGCGCCTCGTACTCAACCGCCGGGGCTCCACGGTCTGGGACGTGGAGAGCCACCGCGGACGGTACGCCGTGAAGCTCGGCCATCCGATCGAAGCAACTCCCGAATGGCCTGCACAGCCCTGGACTGCCCTCGCACCCGCGCGCGAGGGTGTCGTTCTGCACCGCCTCGGCTCCGACGAGATCGCCTACGGCGAGTGGGAGCGCGGGACATGGAACATCCAGCCATGGCACGAGGGTCCCGACCTGTACCGGTTGTGGAAGCCATGC
This region includes:
- a CDS encoding helix-turn-helix domain-containing protein, producing MPEASRPQELPARLLTDPEMLNACRVRDFTRVFRLVKTRAGIYPSMIARRCELTPSRVGEVIAGRRQLLHMDVIERIADGLRIPGHMLGLARRLWETPQAFVVNEREAPQVLEPEQSALAALPGPDVDSILAMASRTSLSPATLDALRSSIEDYWRRDDQHGGEALRPAVVGQLRYVVGLLKESRPTLIQHGLYGIAAELARLTGWTYFDARQYNQARAYFTEALQLAKVIDERQFMANVLACMSLQATYQDKPADSLALVTAAQDQARSALGATPRVLSMLSMREAFAHATLGNRTATHGAITEAHRQFEQIRAGDPEPSWVSYFDEPKLIVDTGIAHGRLGETATAEPLIADALRRENHINQRGRAFHAFWLARTQLDQGKLDQACHTATQALEPASAVASERVTGHLREFYDQLAPHRQEPVVLAFEARLREVLPKRVSG